Proteins from a single region of Hordeum vulgare subsp. vulgare chromosome 6H, MorexV3_pseudomolecules_assembly, whole genome shotgun sequence:
- the LOC123402764 gene encoding uncharacterized protein LOC123402764 isoform X2: MSPAAATREQATVIANSTNFRVQSYYGDGKNPRDHGDWETEMGESEVRFARHSPCRLITMIFQLGKCCRELFSVTTASTPTVSRTARSRTWSTSSSRRRCNCREGGVQRHGSFFTQRGRRRVEASQKDS; this comes from the exons ATGTCGCCTGCTGCGGCTACACGAGAG CAAGCAACGGTGATTGCTAATTCCACCAATTTCAGAGTTCAAAGTTACTACGGGGATGGTAAAAATCCAAGAGATCACGGGGACTGGGAGACAGAGATGGGGGAATCTGAGGTAAGGTTTGCTCGCCATTCTCCTTGCAGGTTAATCACAATGATTTTCCAGCTTGGAAAATGTTGTAGGGAGCTATTTTCCGTAACGACAGCCTCGACACCTACTGTCA GTCGGACGGCGCGCAGCCGTACCTGGTCAACATCCAGTTCCAGAAGAAGGTGCAACTGCAG GGAAGGAGGTGTTCAGAGACACGGATCTTTCTTCACAcagcgaggacgacgacgagtTGAAGCATCTCAAAAGGACAGTTAG
- the LOC123402764 gene encoding uncharacterized protein LOC123402764 isoform X6 translates to MVKIQEITGTGRQRWGNLRELFSVTTASTPTVGRRAAVPGQHPVPEEGATAGKEVFRDTDLSSHSEDDDELKHLKRTVRSWV, encoded by the exons ATGGTAAAAATCCAAGAGATCACGGGGACTGGGAGACAGAGATGGGGGAATCTGAG GGAGCTATTTTCCGTAACGACAGCCTCGACACCTACT GTCGGACGGCGCGCAGCCGTACCTGGTCAACATCCAGTTCCAGAAGAAGGTGCAACTGCAG GGAAGGAGGTGTTCAGAGACACGGATCTTTCTTCACAcagcgaggacgacgacgagtTGAAGCATCTCAAAAGGACAGTTAGGAGCTGGGTCTGA
- the LOC123402764 gene encoding uncharacterized protein LOC123402764 isoform X5, with protein sequence MSPAAATREQATVIANSTNFRVQSYYGDGKNPRDHGDWETEMGESEGAIFRNDSLDTYCQSDGAQPYLVNIQFQKKVQLQGRRCSETRIFLHTARTTTS encoded by the exons ATGTCGCCTGCTGCGGCTACACGAGAG CAAGCAACGGTGATTGCTAATTCCACCAATTTCAGAGTTCAAAGTTACTACGGGGATGGTAAAAATCCAAGAGATCACGGGGACTGGGAGACAGAGATGGGGGAATCTGAG GGAGCTATTTTCCGTAACGACAGCCTCGACACCTACTGTCA GTCGGACGGCGCGCAGCCGTACCTGGTCAACATCCAGTTCCAGAAGAAGGTGCAACTGCAG GGAAGGAGGTGTTCAGAGACACGGATCTTTCTTCACAcagcgaggacgacgacgagtTGA
- the LOC123402764 gene encoding uncharacterized protein LOC123402764 isoform X4 codes for MSPAAATREQATVIANSTNFRVQSYYGDGKNPRDHGDWETEMGESEGAIFRNDSLDTYCRTARSRTWSTSSSRRRCNCREGGVQRHGSFFTQRGRRRVEASQKDS; via the exons ATGTCGCCTGCTGCGGCTACACGAGAG CAAGCAACGGTGATTGCTAATTCCACCAATTTCAGAGTTCAAAGTTACTACGGGGATGGTAAAAATCCAAGAGATCACGGGGACTGGGAGACAGAGATGGGGGAATCTGAG GGAGCTATTTTCCGTAACGACAGCCTCGACACCTACT GTCGGACGGCGCGCAGCCGTACCTGGTCAACATCCAGTTCCAGAAGAAGGTGCAACTGCAG GGAAGGAGGTGTTCAGAGACACGGATCTTTCTTCACAcagcgaggacgacgacgagtTGAAGCATCTCAAAAGGACAGTTAG
- the LOC123402764 gene encoding uncharacterized protein LOC123402764 isoform X3, whose amino-acid sequence MLKILQQATVIANSTNFRVQSYYGDGKNPRDHGDWETEMGESEVRFARHSPCRLITMIFQLGKCCRELFSVTTASTPTVGRRAAVPGQHPVPEEGATAGKEVFRDTDLSSHSEDDDELKHLKRTVRSWV is encoded by the exons ATGCTGAAAATTCTCCAG CAAGCAACGGTGATTGCTAATTCCACCAATTTCAGAGTTCAAAGTTACTACGGGGATGGTAAAAATCCAAGAGATCACGGGGACTGGGAGACAGAGATGGGGGAATCTGAGGTAAGGTTTGCTCGCCATTCTCCTTGCAGGTTAATCACAATGATTTTCCAGCTTGGAAAATGTTGTAGGGAGCTATTTTCCGTAACGACAGCCTCGACACCTACT GTCGGACGGCGCGCAGCCGTACCTGGTCAACATCCAGTTCCAGAAGAAGGTGCAACTGCAG GGAAGGAGGTGTTCAGAGACACGGATCTTTCTTCACAcagcgaggacgacgacgagtTGAAGCATCTCAAAAGGACAGTTAGGAGCTGGGTCTGA
- the LOC123402764 gene encoding uncharacterized protein LOC123402764 isoform X1, whose product MSPAAATREQATVIANSTNFRVQSYYGDGKNPRDHGDWETEMGESEVRFARHSPCRLITMIFQLGKCCRELFSVTTASTPTVGRRAAVPGQHPVPEEGATAGKEVFRDTDLSSHSEDDDELKHLKRTVRSWV is encoded by the exons ATGTCGCCTGCTGCGGCTACACGAGAG CAAGCAACGGTGATTGCTAATTCCACCAATTTCAGAGTTCAAAGTTACTACGGGGATGGTAAAAATCCAAGAGATCACGGGGACTGGGAGACAGAGATGGGGGAATCTGAGGTAAGGTTTGCTCGCCATTCTCCTTGCAGGTTAATCACAATGATTTTCCAGCTTGGAAAATGTTGTAGGGAGCTATTTTCCGTAACGACAGCCTCGACACCTACT GTCGGACGGCGCGCAGCCGTACCTGGTCAACATCCAGTTCCAGAAGAAGGTGCAACTGCAG GGAAGGAGGTGTTCAGAGACACGGATCTTTCTTCACAcagcgaggacgacgacgagtTGAAGCATCTCAAAAGGACAGTTAGGAGCTGGGTCTGA